One genomic window of Cellulophaga sp. Hel_I_12 includes the following:
- the ilvB gene encoding biosynthetic-type acetolactate synthase large subunit: MSTQIIKEKKTETASKTTIKISGAEAIIHCLLAEGVDLIYGYPGGAIMPVYDELYKFQDKLTHILTRHEQGATHAAQGYARVSGRVGVAIATSGPGATNLVTGLADAQIDSTPMVCITGQVGSHLLGSDAFQETDIVGISTPVTKWNYQITKASEIPAIMAKAFYIAKSGRPGPVLIDITKDAQFDTFEFSYEKCKGVRSYNPVPKPDLTKISQAAQWINEAKKPFIVYGQGVILGQAENELKELVEKAGIPAAWTILGLSAMDTDHSLNVGMVGMHGNYGPNVLTNECDLLIAIGMRFDDRVTGNLATYAKQAKVIHFEIDPAEVNKNVKADVAILGNAKETLQLLLPKIKENTHEAWHSEFKKKYEIEFNEVIDKEINPTKDGLTMAEVIKEINIASNNNAIIVTDVGQHQMVACRYAKFNQTKSNVTSGGLGTMGFALPAAIGAKMGAEDREVVAIIGDGGYQMTIQELGVIFQHQVAVKIVVLNNDHLGMVRQWQELFFERRYASTVMVNPDFVKIAEGYHIEAKRVSDRKDLKSTVQAMMASNKPYFLEVKVEKEDNVFPMIPTGASVSDIRLK, from the coding sequence ATGAGTACACAGATTATAAAAGAAAAAAAGACAGAAACGGCCTCAAAAACTACGATAAAAATATCGGGTGCTGAGGCCATAATTCATTGCTTATTAGCGGAAGGTGTTGACTTAATATACGGGTATCCCGGTGGTGCTATCATGCCGGTTTATGATGAATTGTATAAATTTCAAGATAAGCTTACGCATATCTTAACACGTCATGAACAAGGGGCAACGCATGCAGCACAAGGTTATGCGCGTGTTTCTGGTCGTGTAGGGGTAGCCATAGCCACTTCAGGTCCTGGCGCTACAAACTTAGTTACTGGATTGGCGGATGCCCAAATCGATTCTACACCTATGGTCTGTATTACCGGCCAGGTTGGGAGTCATTTATTGGGTTCTGATGCTTTCCAAGAAACTGATATTGTGGGCATATCCACTCCCGTGACCAAGTGGAACTATCAAATAACCAAAGCTTCCGAAATTCCAGCCATTATGGCGAAGGCCTTTTATATCGCTAAATCGGGTCGTCCTGGTCCTGTTTTAATTGATATCACCAAAGACGCTCAGTTTGATACGTTTGAATTTTCTTATGAAAAATGTAAAGGCGTTCGCAGTTATAATCCAGTTCCAAAACCAGACCTTACTAAAATTAGCCAAGCTGCTCAATGGATTAATGAAGCTAAAAAACCTTTTATCGTTTATGGTCAAGGAGTTATTTTAGGGCAAGCTGAAAATGAACTAAAAGAATTAGTTGAAAAAGCAGGAATTCCTGCCGCTTGGACTATTTTAGGCTTATCGGCCATGGATACTGATCATTCGCTAAATGTAGGTATGGTAGGGATGCATGGAAATTACGGACCCAATGTGTTAACCAATGAATGTGATTTATTGATTGCTATCGGAATGCGTTTTGATGACCGTGTTACAGGAAATTTAGCGACCTATGCAAAACAAGCAAAGGTGATTCATTTTGAAATAGACCCGGCAGAAGTCAATAAAAATGTAAAAGCAGATGTGGCGATTTTAGGGAACGCCAAAGAAACATTGCAGTTATTGCTACCTAAAATAAAAGAGAATACGCACGAGGCATGGCATAGCGAATTCAAGAAAAAATACGAGATCGAATTTAACGAAGTCATAGATAAGGAAATAAACCCTACAAAAGATGGCTTAACCATGGCAGAAGTCATTAAAGAGATTAACATCGCTTCAAATAACAATGCCATTATTGTAACCGATGTGGGGCAACACCAAATGGTGGCCTGTCGGTATGCAAAATTCAATCAAACCAAGAGTAATGTTACTTCTGGCGGATTAGGAACTATGGGTTTTGCTTTACCTGCCGCTATTGGTGCTAAAATGGGCGCCGAAGATCGTGAAGTAGTAGCGATTATCGGCGACGGTGGCTACCAAATGACCATTCAAGAATTAGGGGTCATATTTCAACATCAAGTAGCCGTAAAAATAGTAGTATTAAATAATGATCATTTGGGCATGGTGCGTCAATGGCAGGAGTTGTTTTTTGAACGCAGGTATGCGTCTACAGTAATGGTAAATCCTGACTTTGTGAAAATTGCAGAAGGCTATCATATTGAAGCAAAACGAGTAAGTGATCGCAAAGATTTAAAATCCACGGTTCAGGCCATGATGGCCTCAAATAAGCCCTATTTCTTAGAGGTAAAAGTAGAAAAAGAAGATAATGTTTTTCCGATGATTCCCACAGGGGCCTCAGTTTCTGATATTAGATTAAAATAA
- the ilvN gene encoding acetolactate synthase small subunit — protein sequence MEKKWFTISIYSENNVGLLNRISGIFLKRHINIESLNVSKSEIQDVSKFTVVVFMEEELARKVVGQIEKQIEVIKAYYHEDDDTIYQESVLFKIASNLLFDERQIQNIIKDSNATIVTVSRDFFVLAKTGRKHEIDEMYQQLAPFGIMQFVRSGRIAVTKAEMPISSILAAFKK from the coding sequence ATGGAGAAAAAGTGGTTTACGATATCAATATATTCTGAGAATAATGTTGGTTTATTAAATAGAATTTCGGGTATTTTTCTAAAAAGACATATCAATATAGAGAGCCTTAATGTTTCAAAATCTGAAATCCAAGATGTTTCTAAATTTACGGTAGTTGTTTTTATGGAAGAAGAATTAGCTCGTAAAGTGGTGGGTCAAATTGAAAAACAAATTGAAGTGATAAAAGCCTATTATCACGAAGATGATGACACTATTTATCAAGAATCTGTGTTATTCAAAATAGCGTCAAACCTTTTGTTTGATGAACGTCAGATTCAAAATATCATCAAGGATAGTAACGCAACCATTGTTACCGTTTCTAGAGATTTCTTTGTTTTAGCAAAAACAGGTAGAAAACATGAAATAGACGAAATGTACCAACAATTAGCACCCTTCGGCATCATGCAATTTGTGCGTTCTGGCCGAATAGCAGTCACCAAGGCAGAAATGCCGATATCATCAATTCTAGCAGCATTTAAAAAATAA
- the ilvC gene encoding ketol-acid reductoisomerase translates to MANYFNTLSLREKLTQLGQCRFMSTHEFTDGVAALKGKKIVIVGCGAQGLNQGLNMRDSGLDIAYTLREAAIKEQRQSYKNAKENGFTVDSYEALIPSADLVINLTPDKQHTSVVKAIMPLMKKGATLSYSHGFNIVEEGTQIRKDLTVIMVAPKCPGSEVREEYKRGFGVPTLIAVHPDNDPQNKGFEQAKAYAVATGGDKAGVLESSFVAEVKSDLMGEQTILCGLLQTGSILCFNKMIAKGIDAGYASKLIQYGWETVTEGLKYGGITHMMDRLSNPAKIKAFELSEELKDIMRPLFQKHMDDIIEGEFSKTMMEDWANEDKNLLTWRAATGETAFEKTPAGNDKISEQEYYDHGVLMVAMVRAGVELAFEAMTESGIVAESAYYESLHETPLIANTIARKKLFEMNRVISDTAEYGCYLFDHACKPLLSDFMKKIDTDVIGKKFGEGKGNGIDNAKLIHVNKALRSHPVEIVGARLRASMTAMKPIV, encoded by the coding sequence ATGGCAAATTATTTCAATACTCTTTCCTTACGAGAAAAATTAACCCAATTAGGACAATGTAGGTTCATGTCTACCCATGAATTTACCGATGGTGTAGCGGCTTTAAAAGGTAAAAAAATTGTGATTGTAGGTTGTGGAGCGCAAGGCCTAAATCAAGGTTTAAATATGCGTGATTCTGGATTAGATATTGCTTACACGCTACGTGAAGCCGCCATAAAAGAACAACGACAATCTTATAAAAATGCCAAAGAAAATGGCTTTACCGTGGATAGCTACGAGGCCCTAATTCCAAGTGCAGACCTAGTGATTAATTTAACACCAGATAAGCAACACACTAGTGTTGTAAAAGCCATAATGCCTTTGATGAAAAAGGGAGCCACCTTGTCCTATTCACATGGGTTTAATATTGTGGAAGAGGGTACACAAATCCGTAAAGATTTAACCGTTATTATGGTGGCGCCAAAATGCCCAGGTTCAGAAGTTAGGGAAGAATATAAGAGAGGTTTTGGCGTACCTACCTTAATTGCAGTCCACCCTGATAATGATCCTCAAAATAAAGGATTTGAACAAGCCAAAGCCTATGCTGTCGCTACAGGTGGTGATAAAGCAGGAGTATTAGAGTCATCATTCGTTGCTGAGGTAAAGTCTGATTTAATGGGTGAACAAACCATTCTTTGTGGTTTGCTACAAACAGGCTCAATTCTTTGTTTTAATAAAATGATAGCGAAAGGTATCGATGCAGGATATGCCTCAAAATTAATACAATACGGCTGGGAAACCGTTACTGAAGGTTTAAAATATGGGGGCATAACCCATATGATGGATCGGTTGTCAAATCCTGCTAAAATAAAAGCATTTGAATTATCAGAAGAATTAAAAGACATTATGAGACCCCTTTTTCAAAAGCATATGGATGATATTATCGAAGGAGAGTTTTCAAAAACCATGATGGAAGATTGGGCGAATGAGGATAAAAACTTATTAACTTGGAGAGCAGCAACAGGGGAAACTGCTTTTGAAAAAACGCCAGCCGGGAATGATAAAATTTCTGAACAAGAATATTATGATCATGGAGTTTTAATGGTAGCCATGGTTAGGGCAGGTGTAGAATTAGCTTTTGAAGCTATGACCGAATCTGGTATTGTTGCAGAATCTGCTTATTATGAATCTTTACATGAAACTCCCTTAATTGCTAATACCATTGCCCGAAAAAAATTATTCGAAATGAATCGCGTAATTTCAGATACGGCAGAGTACGGTTGTTATTTGTTTGACCATGCCTGCAAACCATTACTAAGCGATTTTATGAAAAAAATAGATACGGATGTGATTGGTAAAAAATTCGGTGAAGGCAAAGGCAACGGAATTGATAATGCCAAATTAATACATGTCAACAAAGCATTAAGATCGCATCCTGTTGAAATTGTTGGTGCACGATTAAGAGCCTCTATGACGGCGATGAAACCAATAGTATAA